One window of Saprospiraceae bacterium genomic DNA carries:
- a CDS encoding TIGR02206 family membrane protein yields the protein MHEHYIVPVLSTQWFWGLLFSLIVYGLLLWAGMYAKQNGFEEKYRYFLAGIFIIREVYLFAYIFQMGQFTVQDSLPLHLCNISYISLIIVLIKPNYFLFEFILMLGLAGALQSLITPELTHGYSDYFFLDYYFSHSAIIFVPLYALIVLNMKPRDRSWLRVFCFGNLVLIAVYCLNLLFNSNYIYLMEAPKANNPLILHPYPMHLIGFEVFGFLHIVFIYWLSRKYFIPKTI from the coding sequence ATGCATGAACATTACATTGTACCCGTCCTATCTACGCAATGGTTTTGGGGATTGTTGTTTAGTCTTATCGTTTATGGCTTGCTTTTATGGGCTGGGATGTATGCAAAGCAGAATGGATTTGAAGAAAAATACAGGTATTTCCTTGCTGGCATTTTTATAATTAGGGAAGTCTATTTATTTGCCTATATCTTTCAAATGGGCCAATTTACAGTTCAAGATTCATTGCCCTTGCATTTATGTAATATCTCCTATATTTCACTGATTATCGTATTAATAAAACCCAATTATTTTTTGTTCGAGTTTATCTTGATGTTAGGGCTTGCAGGAGCCTTACAGAGTTTGATCACTCCAGAGTTAACACATGGTTATTCGGACTATTTCTTCTTAGATTATTATTTCAGCCACAGTGCCATCATATTTGTGCCACTTTATGCACTAATCGTATTAAATATGAAACCTAGAGATCGCTCCTGGCTTCGTGTTTTTTGCTTTGGAAATCTGGTTTTAATTGCGGTTTATTGTCTCAACTTGTTGTTTAATTCCAATTACATTTATCTAATGGAGGCTCCAAAAGCCAATAACCCCTTGATTTTACATCCATATCCTATGCATTTGATAGGTTTTGAAGTATTTGGGTTTTTACACATAGTATTTATATATTGGTTAAGTCGAAAATATTTCATACCCAAAACAATTTAA
- the purB gene encoding adenylosuccinate lyase, with protein sequence MLQAISPLDGRYENKIKDLVGYFSEFALIRYRVLVEIEYFIHLSSTLDSKYQLTPGQCIQLRSLYEDFTLEQAAQIKKIETTTNHDVKAVEYFIKDACESFGLTSQIELIHFGLTSQDINNTAIPMSLRDFTERFFLEKLRGLKDRLDAMAQTWKHVPMLARTHGQAASPTTVGKELKVFSERLAKQINTLSQFEYSGKFGGATGNFNAHVAAFPSIDWAAWADLFLSEQLKLKRQQHTTQIAHYDELAEWMQLLIRINSILLDFSRDIWMYISMEFFGQKTIEGEIGSSAMPHKVNPIDFENAEGNLGVSTTLASHLAEKLPVSRLQRDLTDSTVLRNIGVPIAHTYIAIDSLQKGIHKLVLNESILLEELNDNWVILAEAIQTILRRESYKNPYEALKTLTRGKQKLTKEDLHNFIDLLDVTDSIKTELKALRPEAYTGNAGKLF encoded by the coding sequence ATGCTACAAGCTATTTCTCCTTTGGATGGTCGATATGAAAACAAAATCAAAGATCTTGTTGGGTATTTTTCAGAATTTGCTTTGATTCGATATCGGGTATTGGTTGAAATAGAATATTTCATTCATCTAAGTTCAACGCTTGATTCAAAATATCAATTAACCCCCGGTCAATGCATCCAACTAAGATCCTTATACGAAGATTTTACATTAGAACAAGCTGCACAAATTAAGAAAATTGAAACCACTACAAATCATGATGTTAAAGCAGTTGAGTATTTTATTAAAGATGCATGTGAATCATTTGGTCTTACTTCACAAATTGAATTGATTCATTTCGGATTGACCTCCCAGGACATCAACAATACAGCCATTCCGATGTCCCTTCGTGACTTTACAGAACGGTTTTTCCTGGAAAAATTAAGAGGTTTAAAAGACCGTTTGGATGCAATGGCACAAACGTGGAAACACGTGCCTATGCTTGCAAGGACCCATGGTCAGGCTGCAAGTCCCACAACAGTTGGCAAAGAACTAAAGGTCTTTTCAGAACGACTTGCAAAACAAATTAATACACTTTCTCAATTTGAATATTCTGGTAAATTTGGTGGCGCTACTGGAAATTTCAACGCGCACGTTGCAGCCTTCCCGTCAATTGACTGGGCCGCATGGGCTGATCTGTTTTTGAGCGAACAATTAAAATTAAAGCGCCAACAGCATACTACACAAATTGCCCATTATGATGAGCTAGCTGAATGGATGCAGCTATTGATTCGTATTAATTCAATCCTTCTTGATTTTTCAAGGGATATCTGGATGTATATTTCGATGGAATTTTTTGGGCAAAAAACAATAGAAGGAGAAATAGGATCTTCTGCTATGCCACATAAGGTAAATCCTATTGATTTTGAAAATGCCGAAGGTAATTTAGGGGTTTCCACTACCTTAGCATCCCATCTTGCCGAGAAACTGCCCGTTTCCAGATTGCAACGAGATCTTACAGACAGCACCGTTTTACGAAATATAGGCGTACCCATTGCTCATACATATATTGCAATTGACTCCTTGCAAAAAGGCATCCATAAACTCGTTTTGAATGAATCCATTTTATTAGAGGAATTAAATGACAATTGGGTAATCCTGGCTGAAGCCATCCAAACCATTTTGAGAAGAGAATCTTACAAAAATCCTTATGAAGCACTCAAAACTTTGACAAGAGGTAAACAAAAGCTAACTAAAGAGGATCTGCACAATTTTATTGATCTATTGGATGTAACGGATTCAATAAAAACAGAATTGAAAGCATTAAGACCTGAAGCTTATACAGGAAATGCCGGCAAATTATTTTGA
- a CDS encoding FecR/PupR family sigma factor regulator, with protein sequence MAIEPGEELLWNYAKSQCSEAEKAYIEAWLAADPENFKKYQRIQLYTNTMSQNETKPTNKEQQQEEEKSSYQNYLMAIIILLIVFVLLGIYAILNSK encoded by the coding sequence ATGGCTATAGAACCAGGAGAAGAACTTTTGTGGAACTATGCAAAAAGCCAGTGTTCAGAAGCAGAAAAAGCATACATCGAAGCTTGGTTGGCAGCTGATCCTGAAAATTTTAAAAAATATCAACGCATTCAATTATATACAAATACGATGAGTCAAAACGAAACAAAACCAACCAATAAGGAGCAACAACAAGAGGAAGAAAAGTCAAGTTATCAGAATTATTTAATGGCTATAATCATCCTATTGATCGTATTTGTATTGTTGGGAATTTATGCAATTTTAAATTCAAAATAA
- a CDS encoding phosphoribosylformylglycinamidine cyclo-ligase: MSKRYQSLGVSAGKEDVHHAIRNLDKGLFERAFCKVLPDYVGSDLDFVNFIHADTAGTKTSLAYLDWKESNDFSVWERIAQDALVMNLDDLACVGCFDDIIISSTIGRNKHLIPGKVIEHIILGTESFIAKMKDFGIQIYSGGGETADVGDIVRTIDVGITAFGRLPKKDLVINQISDGDLIVGLASFGQSIYESNYNSGIGSNGLTAARHDVLKKDYSLTEESYAPQTEKDYIYTGSYKLSDQFVFSNTSYRVGDLLLSPTRTYLPLLRSFVKNHRDAIHGIIHCTGGAQTKVKKFIDPLRIVKNNLFRIPPVFELIRAQSLCSPQEMYEVYNMGHRMEVYSNAASAEALIKLAAEFNIEARIIGFVEKAAQPEVLIQSELGEFLYN, encoded by the coding sequence ATGTCAAAACGCTACCAATCTTTGGGGGTCTCGGCTGGGAAGGAAGATGTCCATCATGCAATCCGGAATTTAGACAAAGGGCTTTTTGAGAGGGCTTTCTGTAAAGTTTTACCTGATTATGTAGGTTCAGACCTGGATTTTGTCAATTTTATTCATGCAGATACTGCAGGTACCAAAACTAGTTTGGCTTATTTAGATTGGAAGGAATCCAACGATTTTAGTGTATGGGAGCGAATTGCACAAGATGCCTTGGTTATGAATTTGGATGACCTGGCTTGCGTCGGATGCTTTGATGATATCATTATTTCATCTACAATTGGTAGAAACAAACACCTCATTCCAGGTAAAGTCATTGAACACATTATATTGGGTACCGAATCGTTTATTGCTAAAATGAAGGATTTTGGAATTCAAATTTATTCAGGTGGAGGAGAGACTGCTGATGTTGGAGATATTGTCAGAACCATCGATGTAGGTATAACTGCTTTTGGAAGATTGCCAAAAAAAGATCTGGTTATTAATCAGATTTCTGACGGAGATTTAATTGTTGGACTTGCATCATTTGGGCAATCAATTTACGAATCCAATTATAATAGTGGAATTGGATCAAACGGCCTAACAGCAGCCAGGCATGATGTTCTCAAAAAAGACTATTCATTGACAGAAGAATCTTATGCTCCACAAACAGAGAAGGACTACATCTATACAGGATCTTATAAATTGTCCGATCAATTTGTTTTCAGCAATACCTCTTACCGGGTAGGGGATTTATTGCTTTCCCCCACAAGAACCTATTTACCACTTTTGCGATCCTTTGTTAAAAATCACAGAGACGCTATTCATGGTATTATACATTGCACAGGAGGCGCTCAAACAAAAGTTAAAAAATTTATCGATCCATTGCGAATTGTAAAAAATAATTTATTCCGGATTCCACCTGTATTTGAATTGATTCGTGCACAATCCCTGTGTAGTCCACAAGAAATGTATGAAGTTTATAATATGGGTCATCGAATGGAGGTTTACAGCAATGCAGCAAGTGCCGAAGCACTCATTAAATTGGCTGCTGAATTTAATATTGAAGCACGAATTATTGGATTTGTCGAAAAAGCAGCTCAGCCGGAAGTACTTATTCAATCAGAATTAGGCGAATTTTTATACAACTGA
- a CDS encoding cupin-like domain-containing protein has product MNLYPIEKLSGLNRESFKKNYLDPMKPVVFTDLINDWPAKDLWTFEYLKTNYGHLKVPIYDSSFSKAGKNYMSSTGTMKFGDYLDLIQREPTELRIFLWNIFKQAPELAQHIKIPNIMNGFYNEFPFMFFGGQGSYTRIHYDIDCSHVFLTQLQNRKRVLLFDQDQSKYLYHIPYTVACLVNPIELDEEKYPGIKQLIGYETILEHGETLFIPSMYWHHIEYTDGGFSLSLRASNSIGLKAKGIYNIARHFAIDRGMNMILGSRWMDMKIKMAKRNAHLA; this is encoded by the coding sequence ATGAATTTATACCCTATTGAGAAACTTTCAGGTTTAAACAGGGAATCCTTTAAAAAGAATTATTTGGATCCAATGAAACCAGTTGTATTCACAGATCTTATTAATGACTGGCCAGCGAAGGATTTGTGGACTTTTGAATATTTAAAAACTAATTACGGTCATTTAAAGGTACCTATTTACGATAGCAGTTTTAGTAAAGCTGGAAAAAATTATATGAGCTCAACGGGCACCATGAAATTTGGTGACTATCTGGATCTTATTCAGCGTGAACCTACCGAACTTCGAATATTTTTATGGAATATATTTAAGCAAGCACCAGAACTAGCCCAGCATATTAAAATCCCCAACATTATGAATGGATTTTATAATGAATTCCCCTTTATGTTTTTTGGTGGCCAGGGTTCGTATACCAGAATTCATTATGATATCGATTGTTCCCATGTTTTTCTTACACAACTTCAAAACAGGAAACGCGTATTGCTTTTTGATCAGGATCAATCTAAATATTTATACCACATTCCATATACGGTTGCTTGTTTAGTCAATCCCATTGAACTTGATGAGGAAAAATATCCCGGAATTAAACAATTAATAGGATATGAAACCATCCTTGAACATGGTGAAACCCTCTTTATACCTAGTATGTATTGGCATCATATTGAATATACAGACGGCGGCTTTTCCTTATCATTACGGGCTTCCAATTCAATCGGTTTAAAAGCAAAAGGGATTTACAATATTGCCCGACATTTCGCAATAGACCGTGGGATGAATATGATATTGGGAAGCAGATGGATGGATATGAAAATCAAAATGGCAAAACGAAATGCACATCTTGCCTAA
- a CDS encoding bifunctional 3-deoxy-7-phosphoheptulonate synthase/chorismate mutase type II, which produces MNINSSNRADKEVSKLLILGPCSAESPEQLLQLGKDLLEFKPDYVRAGIWKPRTRPGHFQGFGEQAIDWMLELKKTYGFKICTEVATPHHVELVSKAGFDAVWIGARTTVNPFYVQEIAEALKGSTMTVFVKNPINPDLFLWLGAIERIQEAGIKSVAAIHRGFSFYGNSVYRNIPRWQIPIELKRRLPDLRLLADISHISGKPDNLLEIAQIAMDLNYDGLMVEIHPNPSIALSDSDQQVTPAFFKKEIASKLILRSVQSTDSKFNQNIKSIRSEIDLIDEKILVLLSERMALAEHIGLNKKEINISIFQPDRWDEIVERFLLFGKTMNLSEEFIFSLIEAIHIESIQHQSIKMNK; this is translated from the coding sequence ATGAATATTAACAGTTCGAATCGTGCAGATAAGGAAGTTTCTAAATTATTAATTTTAGGACCCTGCAGTGCGGAGTCTCCGGAGCAACTTTTACAGTTGGGTAAAGATTTATTGGAGTTTAAACCTGATTACGTTCGTGCAGGAATTTGGAAACCACGCACCCGGCCGGGACATTTTCAGGGATTTGGCGAACAAGCCATTGATTGGATGCTTGAACTTAAAAAAACATATGGATTTAAGATTTGTACTGAAGTAGCCACACCCCATCATGTAGAGCTGGTTTCTAAAGCTGGATTTGATGCAGTATGGATTGGTGCACGCACTACGGTTAATCCATTTTATGTCCAAGAAATTGCTGAAGCCCTTAAAGGCAGCACCATGACTGTATTCGTAAAGAATCCAATCAATCCAGATCTTTTTTTATGGTTAGGTGCAATCGAACGAATTCAAGAAGCGGGAATCAAATCAGTTGCTGCAATCCATAGGGGTTTTAGTTTCTACGGAAATTCGGTTTACAGGAACATTCCTCGTTGGCAAATTCCAATAGAGTTAAAACGGCGTCTTCCAGATTTGCGGCTTTTGGCGGATATTTCCCATATAAGCGGAAAGCCTGACAATTTGTTGGAAATTGCTCAAATTGCAATGGATTTGAATTATGATGGATTGATGGTTGAAATTCATCCGAATCCTTCCATTGCTTTAAGTGATTCAGACCAACAGGTGACTCCAGCTTTTTTCAAAAAGGAGATCGCCTCTAAATTAATTCTAAGATCCGTCCAATCCACTGATTCAAAATTCAATCAGAATATTAAATCAATTCGAAGTGAAATTGATTTAATTGATGAAAAAATTTTAGTCTTACTTTCTGAGCGAATGGCATTGGCGGAACATATAGGTCTAAATAAAAAAGAAATTAATATATCCATTTTTCAACCGGATCGGTGGGATGAGATTGTAGAGCGGTTTCTGTTATTTGGTAAAACGATGAACCTAAGTGAAGAATTTATTTTTTCATTAATTGAAGCCATCCATATCGAATCAATTCAACATCAAAGTATAAAAATGAATAAATAA
- a CDS encoding PIG-L family deacetylase: protein MRRILTKSIKMSHLKCPLLILVVFLPFISFAQKCKTSAEILEGIKKLNVLGSVLYIAAHPDDENTRLISFLSKDMKLNTAYLSLTRGDGGQNLIGSELDEKLGVIRTNELLEARKIDGGIQYFSRANDFGYSKNAEETFTIWNYDSVLCDVIRVIREFKPDVIINRFDHRSSGKTHGHHTASAILGLEAAKYANSPLFKMDALKGTEMHIVSRTYFNTSWFFFGGKEKFDAMDKSNLYHLDVGSYLPAYGYSNNEIAAQSRSMHKSQGFGINSSRGSQLEYFERLDQQKDKSYSNPFDGLDLSWTRINGGGNVKQQIDSLILDYNIQKPWLSIPRLQKIQTYIEDLPENYWTKLKLQEVIGLILDCAGFYAEATTDKNITTLGDTLSINAECIVRNPIESRIVKFRISNGLKDSLIQFQLSPNQALTWKTRCVVSNSIGITSPFWLWNGRHSGYYKVDALENYNRPLTKRNLTASFYVEISNKTYQVNRDIIYKNDDPVLGEVRQNLDILPGICIKSADYLLMPENNRAIIKLKAKAYADNQNGSLSLKIPNCINANPWSHQFQLEKNGDEKEFEFIVELDTKCKDLVEIPILINNAVSFTHEIIKYPHIPWQNILLPATVKLINKPIVINKKKRIAYIEGAGDFIDEALEKMHYPVTKISPSMLKELRVDQYNVLIFGIRALNTNLDLKTCKNDLIRYMNQGGKVIFQYNTTAELITDDFAPDTLGISRDRVTDEYAQVRILNPNHAIFNQFNKINSDDFDNWVQERGLYFPGKYSTAYDELLSMSDPNEKELRSGILVKKVGKGYFVYSSLAWFRQLKAGVPGAYRIFSNLVSFE from the coding sequence ATGAGAAGAATCCTTACTAAATCCATTAAAATGAGTCATTTAAAATGTCCCTTGCTGATCTTGGTTGTTTTCCTGCCATTTATTTCATTTGCTCAAAAATGTAAAACAAGTGCAGAGATTTTAGAGGGAATCAAGAAATTAAATGTTTTAGGATCTGTATTATACATTGCTGCACACCCGGATGATGAAAATACACGTCTAATAAGTTTTTTATCTAAAGACATGAAATTAAATACTGCATATCTCTCACTAACACGTGGAGATGGCGGACAAAATCTTATTGGATCTGAATTGGATGAAAAATTAGGGGTTATTCGTACCAATGAATTGCTGGAAGCTCGCAAAATTGATGGTGGAATCCAATATTTTTCAAGGGCAAATGATTTTGGCTATTCAAAAAATGCAGAGGAAACTTTTACTATCTGGAATTATGATAGTGTATTATGCGATGTGATTCGTGTAATCCGTGAATTTAAACCTGACGTTATTATCAATCGTTTTGATCACAGAAGTAGCGGCAAAACGCATGGCCATCATACAGCTTCAGCAATTTTAGGTTTGGAAGCAGCCAAATATGCAAATAGCCCACTATTTAAAATGGATGCTTTGAAAGGAACTGAGATGCACATTGTTTCCCGGACTTACTTTAATACCTCCTGGTTTTTCTTTGGAGGAAAAGAAAAATTCGATGCCATGGATAAATCTAATTTATACCATTTGGATGTCGGCTCGTATTTACCTGCCTATGGATATTCAAACAATGAAATTGCTGCACAAAGCAGAAGCATGCATAAATCGCAAGGATTTGGTATAAACAGTAGCCGTGGCAGTCAACTTGAGTACTTCGAACGATTAGACCAACAGAAAGATAAATCCTATTCAAACCCCTTTGATGGCCTTGATTTAAGCTGGACGCGCATTAATGGAGGTGGCAATGTAAAACAGCAAATTGATTCGTTGATTCTTGACTATAACATCCAAAAACCTTGGTTGAGCATTCCACGACTCCAAAAAATACAAACATATATTGAAGATTTACCTGAAAACTATTGGACAAAATTAAAATTACAGGAAGTGATTGGTTTGATCCTTGATTGTGCCGGTTTTTATGCTGAAGCAACGACGGATAAAAATATTACAACATTGGGCGACACCTTATCCATTAATGCCGAATGCATTGTTCGGAATCCGATAGAGAGCCGCATCGTTAAATTTAGAATTTCTAATGGTTTAAAAGATAGCTTGATACAATTTCAGTTGTCACCCAATCAAGCTTTGACCTGGAAGACTCGATGTGTTGTTTCTAATTCTATTGGCATAACCAGTCCATTTTGGTTGTGGAATGGAAGACACAGTGGCTATTACAAAGTCGATGCTCTGGAAAATTACAATCGTCCGCTTACAAAGCGCAATTTAACAGCCAGCTTTTATGTAGAAATTTCAAACAAAACATATCAAGTAAATCGTGATATTATCTACAAGAATGACGATCCGGTTTTAGGCGAAGTGCGGCAGAATTTAGATATTTTACCAGGAATCTGCATAAAATCAGCTGATTATCTCCTCATGCCGGAAAACAACCGCGCAATCATAAAACTTAAAGCAAAGGCATATGCCGACAATCAAAACGGTTCATTAAGTTTAAAGATACCAAATTGTATAAACGCTAATCCCTGGTCTCATCAATTTCAATTGGAAAAAAATGGAGATGAAAAAGAATTTGAATTTATAGTTGAATTGGATACTAAATGCAAAGACCTTGTTGAAATTCCCATTTTGATTAACAATGCCGTTTCATTTACTCATGAAATTATAAAATACCCTCACATTCCCTGGCAGAATATTTTATTGCCAGCTACTGTAAAGTTGATCAATAAACCCATTGTCATCAATAAGAAAAAACGAATTGCATATATTGAGGGTGCCGGTGATTTTATCGATGAAGCATTAGAAAAAATGCATTATCCTGTAACAAAAATTAGTCCATCAATGCTAAAAGAGCTTCGGGTTGATCAATACAATGTTTTAATTTTCGGTATCCGTGCGTTAAATACAAATCTTGATTTAAAAACCTGTAAAAACGATTTAATTCGTTACATGAATCAAGGTGGAAAAGTGATTTTTCAATACAATACGACCGCTGAATTAATAACCGACGATTTTGCACCTGATACGCTTGGCATTTCCAGAGATCGTGTTACCGATGAATATGCTCAGGTGCGAATTCTGAATCCAAATCATGCAATATTCAATCAATTTAATAAAATCAATTCAGACGATTTTGACAATTGGGTTCAAGAGCGCGGTTTATATTTTCCTGGAAAATACAGTACTGCTTACGATGAATTGCTGTCAATGTCTGATCCAAATGAAAAAGAACTTCGATCAGGAATCTTAGTTAAAAAAGTTGGTAAAGGATACTTTGTATACAGCTCATTGGCATGGTTCAGACAACTAAAAGCCGGTGTGCCCGGAGCATATAGAATTTTCTCGAATTTAGTCAGTTTTGAGTGA
- a CDS encoding sodium:solute symporter: MSWIDWLVLIGSIGFIVIYGIYKSKKQADLSDYLLGNQDTNWWKVGFAVMATQASAITFISTTGQGFSDGMQFVQFYFGLPLAMIVICITFIPKFYQLKVFTAYEYLENRFDLKTRTFAAIIFLIQRGLAAGITLYAPSIILSALFDWNLQWTHIISGLLVILYTVSGGAKAVTQTQLQQLAVILIGMLFIFFYMIYSLPSSVNFYDALEIASWEGRTNALSFKLEYNNRYNFWAGIAGGFFLALAYFGTDQSQVQRYISGKNIQESRMGLIMNGILKIPMQIFILLCGVLLFAVFQFQKTPVHFNEKVLHELTTNHKDQYVRWQTFNDSIHRISGQANFNQSNQSLKQQLYVLNQDRKTLQTEVRNYVKTNLPNQEANDRDYVFLYYILHYLPKGFIGLMIAVILCAAMSSISAEINALSGTTIVDIALRLFPFSDLRNRPIFWSKCFALFWGLVAIAFALYANLFENLIQFINIIGSLFYGTVLGIFLTGFYLKRIKGGAVFYAALIAQSLTLILFKFSELGFLWYNVIACLTVMLLASIFQWINLDLTKKSSPDS, from the coding sequence ATGAGTTGGATTGATTGGTTGGTTTTGATTGGCAGTATTGGCTTTATTGTAATATATGGCATTTACAAATCAAAAAAGCAGGCAGATTTAAGCGATTATTTATTAGGCAATCAAGATACGAATTGGTGGAAGGTTGGTTTCGCGGTCATGGCTACTCAAGCCAGTGCCATTACTTTTATTTCTACAACGGGCCAGGGATTTTCTGATGGGATGCAATTTGTGCAATTCTATTTTGGCCTTCCTCTGGCAATGATTGTTATTTGCATCACTTTTATACCAAAGTTTTATCAGCTCAAAGTATTTACAGCATACGAATACCTTGAAAACCGGTTTGATTTAAAAACACGAACGTTTGCTGCAATTATTTTTCTTATTCAACGTGGTTTGGCTGCTGGAATAACACTTTATGCACCTAGCATTATTTTATCGGCATTGTTTGATTGGAATTTGCAATGGACACATATTATTTCCGGTTTATTGGTTATTCTTTATACTGTTTCCGGTGGTGCGAAAGCAGTCACACAAACCCAATTGCAACAGTTGGCAGTTATTTTGATTGGCATGCTTTTTATATTTTTTTATATGATCTATTCATTGCCATCTTCCGTTAACTTTTATGATGCACTTGAAATAGCGAGTTGGGAAGGCAGAACCAATGCCTTGAGCTTTAAACTGGAATACAATAATCGTTATAATTTTTGGGCTGGCATTGCGGGAGGTTTTTTTCTGGCTCTTGCCTATTTTGGAACCGACCAGTCGCAAGTACAAAGATATATCAGTGGAAAAAACATACAGGAAAGCAGAATGGGATTGATTATGAATGGCATATTGAAAATCCCAATGCAAATATTCATCCTATTGTGTGGCGTCTTATTATTTGCCGTTTTTCAGTTTCAAAAAACACCCGTACATTTTAATGAAAAAGTGCTCCACGAATTAACAACAAACCATAAAGATCAATACGTAAGATGGCAAACATTTAATGATTCAATTCACAGGATTTCCGGACAAGCAAATTTCAATCAGTCCAACCAAAGTTTAAAACAACAATTATATGTTCTCAATCAAGATCGAAAAACACTTCAAACAGAAGTCCGAAATTATGTAAAAACCAATTTGCCAAACCAGGAAGCAAATGATCGCGACTACGTGTTCCTTTATTACATCTTACACTATTTACCAAAAGGCTTTATTGGCTTAATGATTGCGGTAATTTTATGTGCCGCCATGTCATCTATATCAGCTGAAATAAATGCTCTTTCCGGAACTACAATTGTTGATATTGCATTAAGGTTATTTCCATTTAGTGATTTACGGAACAGGCCCATATTCTGGTCAAAATGTTTTGCACTTTTTTGGGGTTTGGTTGCCATTGCGTTTGCCCTGTATGCAAATTTATTTGAAAATTTAATTCAATTTATTAACATCATTGGTTCCTTATTTTATGGAACCGTTCTTGGAATATTTTTAACAGGATTTTACTTAAAAAGAATAAAAGGCGGAGCAGTTTTTTATGCAGCATTAATTGCGCAAAGCCTTACATTGATTTTATTTAAATTTTCAGAATTGGGATTTTTATGGTATAATGTGATTGCCTGTTTAACCGTTATGCTGCTTGCATCAATCTTTCAATGGATAAATTTGGATTTGACTAAAAAAAGTAGCCCGGATTCATAA
- a CDS encoding DUF2911 domain-containing protein, whose amino-acid sequence MKKLLILLLIGSFANGYAQVSTPAPSPLCKIEQKIGLATVSVEYSRPSKKNRIVFGDLVPYGKTWRTGANACTKITFSDDLEVQGVKVSKGSYALLSIPGEESWEVILYNDITVSGVPDPYDVSKEVARVKVTPELIPYTVESFTIGFDELRNESATLMIIWETSLVPVKLRFDTDTKVMKNIEKVMAGPSSNDYYQAARYYFENNKDLNMSLKWIQVANQLDPQFWKLRVESLILAKLGRKAEAIEVAQKSKAKAIEAKNDEYVKMNDDSIKEWSN is encoded by the coding sequence ATGAAAAAACTGCTTATTTTATTGTTAATTGGTTCATTTGCAAATGGTTATGCGCAAGTTTCAACTCCTGCGCCCAGTCCCCTTTGTAAGATTGAACAGAAAATCGGGCTTGCAACCGTATCCGTAGAATATTCCCGTCCAAGTAAAAAGAACCGAATTGTTTTCGGGGATTTAGTCCCTTATGGTAAAACCTGGCGTACAGGCGCAAACGCATGTACTAAAATTACATTTAGCGATGATTTAGAGGTGCAAGGGGTAAAAGTATCAAAAGGTAGTTATGCGCTTTTATCAATTCCTGGAGAAGAATCCTGGGAAGTTATCCTATACAATGACATCACGGTTTCTGGAGTTCCAGATCCTTATGATGTTTCAAAAGAAGTTGCTCGTGTAAAAGTTACGCCTGAATTGATTCCCTATACAGTAGAATCGTTTACAATTGGTTTTGATGAACTTCGCAATGAGAGCGCAACTTTGATGATCATTTGGGAAACCAGTCTGGTTCCAGTGAAATTGAGATTTGACACAGATACAAAAGTCATGAAAAACATTGAAAAAGTCATGGCAGGTCCTTCCAGCAATGATTATTATCAGGCAGCCAGATATTATTTTGAAAACAATAAGGATTTAAACATGTCCTTAAAATGGATACAGGTTGCCAATCAATTAGATCCTCAGTTTTGGAAATTGCGTGTAGAGTCTTTAATTCTTGCAAAATTAGGCCGTAAGGCAGAAGCCATTGAAGTTGCACAGAAATCGAAAGCAAAAGCAATTGAGGCAAAAAATGATGAGTATGTTAAAATGAATGACGATTCAATAAAAGAATGGAGTAACTAA